A genomic stretch from Setaria viridis chromosome 1, Setaria_viridis_v4.0, whole genome shotgun sequence includes:
- the LOC117865561 gene encoding uncharacterized protein: MAGLCRNLHPHFSTIVHVPLILLCTLPSPTIAATNINNPSVTEKSSVDRQALLSFKLQLSNDPLGALASWRNGSANFCNWQGITCSKKHTNRVIALDLRSKGLVGQIALSVSNLSFLTTIDLSDNHLHSAIPDAIGGLKRLRKLNLSMNSLDGMIPAALSSLSSLEEISLWNNLLTGEIPSNLSRCSNLKFIHFSSNKLQGRIPPWIGTLPALQVLNLSGNNFVGNIPDSLGTTPSLTFVNLGQNYLTGGIPHNITNSQYLQYLVLPYNSLSGRIPPELFNSSSLLVLDLKRNNFTGVIPSVNTVSSPLFSLTLSDNSLSGSIPISLANFSSLSHLYLSDNNLVGSIP, encoded by the coding sequence ATGGCTGGTCTTTGCAGAAATCTTCACCCACACTTCTCTACCATAGTTCATGTCCCCCTCATCCTGCTCTGCACCTTGCCATCTCCTACAATAGCTGCAACTAACATAAATAACCCATCAGTCACCGAAAAATCCTCTGTTGACAGACAAGCTCTCCTATCTTTTAAGTTGCAGCTCTCCAACGATCCTCTTGGAGCCTTGGCCTCATGGCGCAATGGTTCTGCCAATTTCTGCAATTGGCAAGGAATTACGTGCAGCAAGAAGCACACTAATCGTGTTATTGCACTGGACTTGCGCTCCAAGGGCCTTGTTGGTCAGATAGCACTCAGTGTATCCAACCTCTCCTTCCTCACAACCATTGACCTATCCGATAATCATCTCCACAGTGCCATACCCGATGCAATTGGTGGCCTAAAGAGGCTTAGAAAGCTGAACCTCAGTATGAATTCACTCGATGGCATGATACCTGCAGCTTTATCATCATTGTCTAGCCTTGAGGAGATCAGCCTCTGGAACAATTTACTCACAGGTGAGATCCCTTCAAACCTTAGCCGATGCTCCAATCTCAAGTTCATCCATTTTAGTAGCAACAAGCTCCAAGGAAGAATTCCTCCATGGATTGGCACACTCCCTGCCCTTCAAGTACTGAATCTGTCAGGAAATAACTTTGTCGGTAACATTCCTGACTCATTAGGTACTACGCCATCTCTTACCTTTGTTAATCTAGGTCAAAACTACCTCACTGGAGGAATTCCACATAATATAACAAACAGTCAGTATCTGCAATACCTAGTACTCCCATATAATAGTCTTAGCGGCAGGATTCCTCCAGAATTGTTCAACAGCTCATCCCTCTTGGTGCTTGATCTTAAACGTAATAATTTCACCGGGGTTATACCATCTGTCAATACAGTGTCATCACCTCTTTTTTCTCTTACCTTGAGCGATAATAGCCTTTCAGGAAGCATCCCTATATCCCTGGCGAATTTTTCTTCCCTTTCTCATTTGTACCTTAGTGACAACAACCTCGTTGGTAGCATCCCTTGA